The Acidobacteriota bacterium genome includes the window GCTCTATCCTCCTCGATCGATACCCTATCAGCGTGTAAACCATGTTTGCGGTTTATGATGTAAAGGATGAATGCGGTCTGTACCCAAGAATCACTCCCCCCTTGAGGGGGAGTCGCAGAAGCCGAGCCGCAGGTGAAGGCTGATGCGGAGGGGGGCATACGCGACGCCGCAAAGCAGCGCCGGATGGCGAAGGCTGATGCGGTGGGGGTAAGGCTCGGCTCCGGACCGTGCGACGGCGCGGCTGATACAGGGCGAAACAGCGGTGTTTCAGGTAAGGGCGAGACCTGCCTGGCCCTCAACTCGAGTCCAACTATCGTGGAGAACCTGCGGCTATTCCGGGGGGCTAACTGTGGTACAACGCGGTGGCTAACTGCGGAAGGGGAAATCGACCCACCCAAGCAGGTATTCCCACCCCCGAAAAGTGACGTTCAGACCGGACTGCAGTGCTAGTCTTGCAACCTGCACCGGTCGGTGTCATTAAGTCTATGACACTTCCGTCAAAAGGCCGCGATGTTGAGGACGGCCTTCTCCTCGGGCGTGAGGGCTTCGATCTGTTGCGGCGTCATACCCCGGAAGTGGGTATTGGGCGGGACCGCGGCCTCCAACCCCCAGATGCTCCGTTCCTCCTCGGTCATGCGAGCCCTGGCCTCCGGGGGGCACAGCCGGTAGGCGTCGTTGAATCCCCGGACCCACCAGCGCTGAAAGTAGTACACCAGCGAGTAGCGGGGCGCGGTGCCGCAGTTGGCGCCGCTGGTGTGCCAGAGGGCCGAGTCCCAGAGGATGGCCGAGCCGGCCGGGGCCTCGGCGCGAATCCATCCCTTCGGCAGGGTCTGCGGCTGTTCCGGGGGGACTTCCAGGGACAGGTGGGATCGGGGCCAGACGTAGGTGGCGCCGTTCTGGCGGGTGAACTCGGAAACGCACCAGACGGATTGGACGGCCAGCGGATAGTGCCTGCCGCCGATGAAGGGGTTGACCGTAAAGTGGTGCCAGTCGGCATGCAGGTAGCCGCCCAGCTTGGTCCAGTCCTTCTTTCCGGTCGGCAGCGGTTTGCGGATGGCCAGGTTGTGGGCGAACATGTCGTCCCCCAGCACCCGGCGGGCCACGAGCAGCGGTTCGGGGTGCCGGGTCAGCATGCCCGGAAAATGAGGGTGCTTGCCCTGGGCGTTGTAGCACATCAGCAGGTTCT containing:
- a CDS encoding phytanoyl-CoA dioxygenase family protein — its product is MNTSRLSPTELDRHADRLTEEGYTIIPEVLSPADLEGAKRAIDETLEAEAATARKYGLQNENLLMCYNAQGKHPHFPGMLTRHPEPLLVARRVLGDDMFAHNLAIRKPLPTGKKDWTKLGGYLHADWHHFTVNPFIGGRHYPLAVQSVWCVSEFTRQNGATYVWPRSHLSLEVPPEQPQTLPKGWIRAEAPAGSAILWDSALWHTSGANCGTAPRYSLVYYFQRWWVRGFNDAYRLCPPEARARMTEEERSIWGLEAAVPPNTHFRGMTPQQIEALTPEEKAVLNIAAF